From the Oceanobacillus kimchii X50 genome, the window GGTAAGAATGTAGTGCTAGCTGCAGGAGACACATTCCGTGCAGGTGCAATAGATCAATTAGAAGTGTGGGGAGAACGCGCAGATGTACCTGTAATTAAACAAAACGAAGGTAGTGACCCTGCTGCTGTAATTTATGATGGGATTCAAGCTGCCAAATCTCGTAATGCAGATGTCTTGATTTGCGATACAGCAGGTAGATTGCAAAACAAAGTTAATCTAATGAATGAATTGTCAAAAGTAAAACGTGTGATCGAGCGAGAAATTCCAGATGCACCTCATGAGGTATTGTTAGTATTAGATGCAACAACTGGTCAAAATGCACTTAATCAAGCTCGTACCTTCTCTGAAGCTACAGATGTTTCAGGAATTGTATTAACCAAATTAGATGGAACTGCAAAAGGTGGAATTGTATTAGCCATTCGAAATGAATTACAATTACCAGTGAAATTTGTAGGGTTAGGAGAAAAAATAAACGATCTGCAACAATTTGATGCATCAGCATTTGTCTATGGTCTATTTTCAGATATGGATATTGAAGCAAAAGAAGATTAATCTATTATTTCCTTGACAATAAAACATTCTGTTCGCTATGATGTTCGTAAAGGAAAATCACTTAACAAGAGGTGTTTCCATTGTTAGATAAAACGACACGTATTAATTATTTATTTGATTTTTATCAAGAACTATTGACACCAAAACAACGAAATTATATGGAAATGTATTATCTAGAGGACTATTCCTTAGGAGAAATTTCCGAGTTGTTTCAAGTATCAAGACAAGCGGTTTATGATAATATAAAGCGAACAGAAGCAATGCTTGAATCATATGAAGAAAAACTTCATTTGTATTCAAAGTTTGAACAACGTGTTAAGCTGTTAGACAAGTTGAAATTACTGACAACAGATAACCATGTACATGAATATATTCAAAAACTAAAAGACTTAGATTAGGGGGACACCTTCTATGGCGTTTGAAGGATTGGCTGACCGCCTGCAGAGTACGATT encodes:
- the ftsY gene encoding signal recognition particle-docking protein FtsY gives rise to the protein MGFMDKFKQKFKQDNETKEVTEKYQEGMKKTRSSLSGKLNNLIARYRKVDEDFFEELEEVLITADVGVTTVMDLVEELKMEVKRQNIKDSEQMKDVISEKLVEIYYGDEDESIEKLQIDGDGLKVILVVGVNGAGKTTSIGKLAHQLKQEGKNVVLAAGDTFRAGAIDQLEVWGERADVPVIKQNEGSDPAAVIYDGIQAAKSRNADVLICDTAGRLQNKVNLMNELSKVKRVIEREIPDAPHEVLLVLDATTGQNALNQARTFSEATDVSGIVLTKLDGTAKGGIVLAIRNELQLPVKFVGLGEKINDLQQFDASAFVYGLFSDMDIEAKED
- a CDS encoding putative DNA-binding protein, whose translation is MLDKTTRINYLFDFYQELLTPKQRNYMEMYYLEDYSLGEISELFQVSRQAVYDNIKRTEAMLESYEEKLHLYSKFEQRVKLLDKLKLLTTDNHVHEYIQKLKDLD